A segment of the Cololabis saira isolate AMF1-May2022 chromosome 3, fColSai1.1, whole genome shotgun sequence genome:
ctatatttatatggatattgtgtagatataataatagcaataatgtaaattcatagttataaaggggtaggaactaggaaaaagtgtagacttcttcctactccttttttccaacatatgtgaatatgaagatgttaatgtttattttttatatacatgttcgaaataaaaattaattcattcattcattcataaagtgtgaaatatcagtctggtccagagtgtgaatggagcatgaaaggcagcaccaagtaaacagaacaacaagttagttcgggatgtttccgaatcccacatcagcagctgcttgagctggggagtttcccatttagttggtttgcttcatcaccacggcttttaactggaaacaaagggatcttgtaggagtcatactcatgtgttcattcattcaactttccagggttacgtaccgactctgtggagtctgatttcaggtttccaggcgaggtccaacagtctgcgctgacggtcgagctcttcttcatactccaagatgcttttttcaaacactgacaatatttctacagcagctgctgttagtcgctgaccgataaactctctcagatgattcaccttagacattgttgaagaggaaaaagaaaggaaacaacagaaccgtcctctcttcttcttcttcttctttgggtTAAGCAGACTAGACGCATCAACGTCGTATTGCTGCCCTCTACCGACCATTATTCAAGTCTCTGTCAGTGTATTATATTTTCCTATATAGTCCAATACTGTGCAGATAATCCAACAGTTTCTTCATTTTAGTCCAGTTATCCAGGTTGAGTAGATTACGCAGATTAAATAGTTTCTCCAGCTGCTCCCAGGTCTCTGAACAGCTTCCTCCTTTGTAGAGAGTCATTCTTGCACTGGATGGGGATGTGTCTCACTGTTTCTCTGCCTCCACACTCACATTTACCATCCGGGTGTTTCCCAATCAGAGCCAGCCCACTCCTCAGCCCACAATGCCCAAGCCTCAACCTGGAAATAACAACTCAGTCTTTCCTTTTACAGTAAAAAGTGCATTTTCCTTTTTCCACTGAGCTCTGTATAGCAAAATAAGACCTCCCTTTCTTTTCAGTTCCCCATGCCCTCTGACACATTTCTTTTGTTGACTTATTTATGATTTCAGTGTATTCTGACAATCTTATTGTAAAGTGATTTCTATACTTTCCTCCTGTACTGCCTTTTTTGCTAATTCATCTGTCACGTCATTACCCTCCACACCTACATAGTTCCTTCTCacagttacagtaagtatttcatttaccaacgaaagtaattagaacaaaatgcatacaacattcttttcatcactggtttactacgacttctgtcatttagcagacgcttttatccaaagtgatttacatctgagaaaacaacacaagcaagaaggtttagaaagagttttattttttccgacacaatgAGTCCTGAAGCAATTTATAggattgttaatatcaataaataatggaaaaatattttttaattcttgtgtattttattatttgtcacaaaacatttatgttgttaagaaacctTTATTGCAATGGGACTCGAAATAATACATATGGTAAGTATTTGAGAGAtcaaaacctttaaatatccaacttagtttagttcagagttctgattgttaatatcaatatataaaataaaaatgtttttgaattcatgtgtactttattacttgtcataaaacatttatgttgttaaaaaacctttattgcaatgggcttcaaaataatacacatggtaagtctttgagacattaaaacatttaaatatccaacttagtttagttcagcgcattgtggataattagtctgtcttgaacttttacgttatttttagtccttGTTCATGGAGAAACATTTTCATGaaaccttctccagagaccaacagagcagatcatctttttttaacccacatcaactccatggttcctgacacagtggattcctatcagttttcctaccgtgccaacagatcagtggatgaagcgatggcttcggcttcacttcaccttccaacacctggacaggatgaacacctatgcacggcttctgtccctggatgtgtcatttgatgaagccaagaccagtgaaataacaaactggatcaaaatgacgtgattgaggaagttgaggataaaggacaaaagtgcatctccacttttcaacttcatttgacgacatttctctttccacattgttttctgagctaaatgccggttgtactgatcacgctgtaccaataatctgcgtcactgacaactttcctcttgttgatgtactgaagtctttttttatttgtgtttttattattattacgatagattgttcactcttgggtttatgttgagcttttataactcaccaccagggggcactgctgctctttctacatatggagagtgtaatattccagaattataaacaataaaataattcatccatctaaaatgaaaatttaattacatttttcatgattatttctgactaaatatgtgttgaggtaaaaagacatttactcctaaacggatgtctgatataaaagggttaaatccaaagtctgtcctcttcctggaatctgatcccgatgatcctccctcttcttcctgctctccaacctgcagatctgcagcttcaacacggatctcaacatcagctttagaagaaatcatgtgtcagacgagttgtaaatctagtacaacttgattgtatacatgtgattcaataataggtaatttcatattatttaaatatgaaaaacgtatacacaaatatgttgtaactttagcttatatagttacaataacacagcatggatcatttgaattacattgtttttacttagtttgtcccatgaattatcacgataatctgatgtacgtgcagctcagatttaaaatgcttaaagccttttacagttttcagcgaactatgtataacatcacaatatatcCCAACATTTGAATACtgcaatatcgtattgtatcgtgactcaagtatcgtgatgtgtatctcacatcacattcatttcctcattcatctttaaaccaaatgttcttgttttctaaatcaataaaaacattttaaaagggaaataaaagcaaaccgtatctgactgcactgacttctgaaatcttcaaggttttttgtttaatgctgcagatattaaagtttataaaatggtgacagatggttggctgttctgtttctgacgtgttgatggttgcgtttctttttttgtcctcgtttcttcatgtttttcaaaGGAACGTTGTAAAAACTCAACACGTAAAAATATCAAACTTGGACTAACCTCTGAACGGAgcagatggagagagtttaacaacatagagctgcagattaactttacaaagagaatgtgagtgaagaataaacagacgggaaaaagggCGTGTGAGataggctttgtagatgaacgaaataaactgtcacgtttaaagaaacttcagcaaatactaacagctctttatttgcaccgtggagacggcaagttaccaacagcaacaaataacaattttaagaaggaacagggattcaaacaaactcaatgcagaactttaaaaaaaaaaagtacacaaccacatcgttccctctgcgtcaagttgacggagaagcataaatccgggttgaacctgcaacccttgcggggaggggattaggctcataagccacaggaggtggtggttggatttctgtgggttcttcttctgttggtcagacaggagtggacagctgcccccggaggacgacaacatgagcttcatttgtcacgagttaccagacttctcctccgggtgatttttcatgtgactcagcaaatcaattctgcagctaaaacctttgttgcacgtcttgcacaaatatggcttctcgcccgtgtgcgtggttatgtgccgtttaagatttGATAAATCAGcaaaggttttgctgcaggtgttgcacaggtacggcctttcaccggtgtggatcctcaagtgaaccaccagggtggaacgttgtgtgtaactttttccacatgttttgcagatgtagggcttctcgcccgtgtgcgtgtatatgtggcttttaagatgtgatgatctagtaaaggttttgttgcaggtgttgcacaggtacggcctttcgccagtgtggatcttcatgtgatccattaaattactacttttactgaactctttcctgcaagtgctgcaagaaaacgccttcttccctgtgtgggtcctggtcagctttgatttacagttgctgtctgacgggacagcagcatcttcgtggtcaccgtgtcgtctcattggctccggatctgcagttttactggagtctgagcgtaaactttcagttccttcctcatctttgttttgagcttcaggagaagtgtgcaacagcagctggtcacagtttggtcctggttcaccgtTTTCAATTTTCACATCAgcaacattgaccaatgagacatccacctctacgtccttgtgcttcatctcctgaccgctggagtcttccttcagttctgtagtctgtggatgccctggttcctcctggtccgggctgcagctcctctccaggttatccaggtgctggtcactgaaaaccccgtcctcctccaccttacaaacattttcttgtgggggttctggaattacaaaaagggacaaaaagataggattttaacaagtcaaaagtgcttcccagtgttggttgtttggttgtatgtgtgaggtttaaagtttgtcctgaaccttggtcttccccttcagctatgtagtatatttgaaaacaagtgcattactctgtgtgaccattaggcggcactgtgactgtactcttttgttactgcgttggttttgagacagttgaagaataaagttgttgttctagaaaAGGCTTCTTCCGCATCATAAATAATGATCTAActacaagtcctgcatatgaacACATATATGAGCATCCTTCAACCATCGTGTTTTTTGCCAGTCGTCTCACATCTTACACGGAGCCACTGTgacctgcatcttttctacaaaATAAACGATTAAGTCTAAAGCATGAAATTTGAACGGTAAAGTCGCATCTTAGTAACAGTTCAATGCCTCCCAGTTTATTAAAAATGACTCTGGGGATATGATACCAAAAGCTCTTATTGTGTAGAAAAGATTTCAACCAGTTCATTTTAGGTTTCCATTAATAAAATCATAATCTATAGCTTGCAGGCCTCCATCTTTGAATTCTTTGGTCAGTTCAGTTTTCCTAatgtaattatttttctttctccagATATAAATCAGAGTTAACCTGATTAATCTTTttgattacgttattgggaatagaCAACGAGTTTGCTGGATAAATACATCTGGAGAGACTTCCCATTTTGGTTAAGAAGATACGACCTAATAAACTGATGTCTCTTAATAACCAGGAGTTAAGTTTGGTTTGGCATTCATCAATTACCCtccacacatttttattttcacgtTCTGCTGAATCTTTAGAGATGGAAATGCCAAGATATTTGACAACAGATTTTATAGGGATGTTGTATGCCTCTGATAAGTGACTATGGTGAATTGGCATTAACTCACATTTGTTCAAATTTCATTTCAGCCCTGAGGCTTTGGAGAAAATATCAATATTATGCAATATTTTTGGGACTTCAGATAATTGTTTCGTGAAGATAGTAGTGTCATCTGCTAACTGGCTAATTATTACATGTATTCCAAGTACCTCTAACGGTGCAATATTGGAATTTTTGATAAGGATAGAGAGCATTTCTGTAGCTATTAtgaagaaaaatggagaaatagGACAGCCTTGTTTTACTCCTCGTTTAATTGTAAATCGAGGTGATGCGTCTTTTGGTAAAGATATACAGCTATTTGAACTTTGATGAAGGGATTCAAAGATATTTATGAATTTATCACCAAATCCAATTAATTTTAAACACTGAAAAATGAATGGGTGCTCAATCGAATCAAACGCTTtataaaaatcaaaataaaatcatcATCTTCTATTAAATTATTATAGTCTAGAAGATCGAGGATTAAGTGAATATTGTTGTGAATGGATCTACCCCTCATGAAGCCAGATTGGGAGTCACTTGTGATTTTGTGCAAATGCTTTTTTAATCTGTTATCATAAATGAGGGTTACAATTTTGTAGTCATTGTTCAATAAGGTGATCGGTCTAAGATTTTCTAACACTTTTGGGTTTTTACCCGGTTTTGGAATCACAGTTATTATTCCTTGTTTCGTACTAGAGGGAAATGTGATATTGTTAGTTGCTTCTTTTAACATAAGAGAGAACGGTTCTTTAATAAATCCCAGAAATGTTTATAAAAAGTTGCAGTAAGACCATCACTCCCTGGGGATTTGTCCAAAGACAAACTGTTAACTGGTCAAGTTCAACAGAAGAAATATCTGCATCACATAAATCTGCAAACTCTTTTTCTATAGTTGGAATAAGATCTTTGATATAGTTAAAAAAGTTGTCAGCATCATCTCTAGAGAAAGATGAGGAATAAAACTTACTGCAGAAGGAAACTATTTCTCTGGCAATCACAGCTGGATCTGTGACAGTTTGATCTTTAATCACCAGTGATTTGATTGAATTTCTTTCTCGTCTTCTTTTTTCTAATGGACAAAAGTTTGATgtgcttttttctccttcctctatCCATTTTGCTCTTGATCTTATATAAGCACCTTCGGCTCTCCTGAGATAGATTTCATCAAGCTTAATTTGCaaaatttgtcatttttgtttatcCTCATCAGTCTGTAAAATTTTATTGCAATAGTAGTTTACTTCTTTAATAATTTCTGATAATTTGTTACTTCTGTTACGTGATTTTCCAAAACTAATAGCAAATTCTCGAATTTTAAATTTTAAGAATTCCCATTTAGCAACATAGGATATTATTGATTCATCACACTTTACATCTGAGATTATGATTTCAATTCCATCATGAAAGGCCTGGCATTTCAATAAACTTAAAGTTAAATTTCCAGTACCTTTgttctagggctgttcgattttgcccaaaaataaaatctcgatttttttctctcaaacatacagtaagttatatttccaattaaataaaacaaaacattttctaattaaactaaactgggtctttgcatgctaaataataatcaacccatgaaggaggtag
Coding sequences within it:
- the LOC133440378 gene encoding gastrula zinc finger protein XlCGF49.1-like; its protein translation is MKHKDVEVDVSLVNVADVKIENGEPGPNCDQLLLHTSPEAQNKDEEGTESLRSDSSKTADPEPMRRHGDHEDAAVPSDSNCKSKLTRTHTGKKAFSCSTCRKEFSKSSNLMDHMKIHTGERPYLCNTCNKTFTRSSHLKSHIYTHTGEKPYICKTCGKSYTQRSTLVVHLRIHTGERPYLCNTCSKTFADLSNLKRHITTHTGEKPYLCKTCNKGFSCRIDLLSHMKNHPEEKSGNS